Proteins encoded within one genomic window of Bacillus sp. 1NLA3E:
- a CDS encoding carboxypeptidase M32 codes for MSMSYRQVEKEFLDYVKKMTAYNEALALIYWDLRTGAPKQGVEQRSEVIGMLSAEVFQMSISQEMSAFIVELSQKELSLKLQKLLEECKKEYNRNKKIPPEEYKEYVILQSKAESIWEEARATSDFGKFQPYLQKLVETTKRFIDYWGYKDNKYNTLLDLYEPGITVEVLDDVFGELRKEIIPLVKKISSSQNKPKTDFLFHSFPKNSQREFTLEILKQMGYNFNGGRLDETVHPFAIGINPGDVRVTTRYDENDFRMAVFGTIHEGGHALYEQNISPELIGTPLCTGTSMGIHESQSLFYENFVGRSYSFWENNYDLLKHFSNGQFNDIKLEDFYRAINESKPSLIRIEADELTYPLHIMIRYEIEKGLFNDEIEVKDLPQVWNDKYEEYLGVRPKNDGEGVLQDVHWAGGSFGYFPSYALGYMYAAQFKSSLLKDIPNYDELLAKGDLLPIKEWFTKQVHQFGKMKKPLEIIQDVTGESLSARYLVQYLKDKYSNVYHL; via the coding sequence ATGTCCATGTCATATAGACAAGTTGAAAAGGAATTCCTCGATTATGTAAAAAAAATGACTGCATATAATGAAGCGTTAGCTCTCATTTATTGGGATTTACGTACCGGTGCACCAAAACAAGGTGTGGAGCAACGTTCTGAAGTAATTGGCATGCTTTCAGCTGAAGTGTTTCAAATGTCTATTTCCCAGGAGATGTCGGCTTTTATCGTCGAGCTCTCCCAAAAAGAATTGTCCTTAAAATTACAAAAATTATTAGAGGAATGTAAAAAGGAATATAACCGTAACAAAAAAATTCCTCCTGAAGAATATAAGGAATATGTTATTTTGCAATCAAAAGCTGAAAGTATTTGGGAGGAAGCTAGAGCTACCTCAGATTTCGGAAAATTTCAGCCATACCTTCAGAAATTAGTTGAAACTACGAAACGATTCATTGATTACTGGGGTTATAAAGATAATAAATATAATACACTGTTGGATTTATACGAACCTGGTATCACAGTGGAAGTGTTGGATGATGTATTTGGAGAATTGCGAAAAGAAATCATTCCACTAGTGAAGAAAATATCTTCTTCGCAAAACAAGCCAAAAACAGATTTTTTATTCCATTCCTTCCCGAAAAATAGCCAGCGTGAATTTACTTTGGAAATTCTTAAGCAGATGGGTTACAACTTTAATGGAGGACGTCTTGACGAGACTGTACATCCATTTGCGATAGGGATCAACCCAGGGGATGTCCGTGTCACAACTAGGTATGACGAAAATGACTTCAGAATGGCAGTGTTTGGAACCATACATGAAGGTGGTCATGCGCTCTATGAACAAAATATCTCTCCGGAATTGATTGGAACCCCATTATGTACGGGGACATCAATGGGGATTCATGAATCACAATCCTTGTTTTATGAAAATTTCGTCGGGCGAAGCTATTCTTTTTGGGAAAATAACTACGATTTATTAAAACATTTTTCTAATGGTCAATTTAATGATATAAAGCTTGAGGATTTTTACCGGGCTATTAACGAGTCTAAGCCCTCGCTAATCCGAATCGAGGCAGATGAGTTAACCTATCCATTACATATTATGATTAGATATGAGATTGAAAAAGGATTATTTAATGATGAAATTGAAGTAAAGGATCTCCCACAGGTTTGGAATGACAAGTATGAAGAATATTTAGGGGTTCGGCCAAAAAATGACGGAGAGGGTGTCCTTCAAGATGTGCATTGGGCAGGAGGCAGCTTTGGGTACTTTCCATCCTATGCTTTAGGCTATATGTATGCGGCACAATTTAAATCTTCCCTGTTAAAGGATATTCCTAATTACGACGAACTATTGGCAAAAGGGGACTTATTGCCTATTAAGGAGTGGTTTACAAAGCAGGTTCATCAATTTGGAAAAATGAAAAAGCCACTTGAGATTATCCAAGATGTCACAGGTGAAAGTTTGAGTGCAAGATACCTAGTCCAATATCTTAAAGACAAATACAGCAATGTGTATCATTTATAG
- a CDS encoding nitric-oxide reductase large subunit, with product MDNNRGNQGKPKTKNALLKSILITVCILSFTVLLTGGFWIFKDMAPRPMEVTSKQGDVILTKQSIMGGQAVFQKYGLMDYGTVLGHGSYMGPDYTAEALKVYTEGMQDFKAEKQFGKSFSNLSKDEQAVIKAKVIEEMRQNRYEANKDKLILTDAQVFGVTKVRDYYKGVFTKGDGWGLKAKLIKENDMPKSDRAWVSEGDQIKQISDFFFWTAWLSSTERIGDDITYTNNWPYYEDAGNHMSFSSVWWSGASVTLLILFVGIILFIFYRYHLGMKEAYTEGNFPRIDLRKLPVTNSQLKSGKYFVIVVALFFVQSMFGALLAHYYTEPNSFFGIKWIYDILPFNIAKGYHLQLAIFWIATAWLGMGIFIAPLVGGHEPKRQGLLVDILFWALVVLVVGSMVGQWLGANGYLGNNWFLLGHQGWEYLELGRIWQVILATGMIIWLFIVYRGIRSGLKRETDKGGLIHLLFYSAIAVPFFYLFAFLINPGTHYTFADYWRWWIIHLWVEGIFEVFAVVVIGFLLVQMNLVTKSSTVKTLYFQLILLLGSGVIGIGHHYYYNGSSEAWIGMGAVFSALEVIPLTLLILEAYDQYKMMRDGGIDFPYKGTFWFLISVAIWNLVGAGVLGFLINLPAVSYFEHGQFLTPAHGHGSMMGVYGMFACAVLLYSLRNIVKPEKWNDKWIKFSCIMLNVGLAGMILISLLPVGFLQVKEAYNQGYAASRASSFLQKDIVQNLLTIRAIPDTIFLIGVATLLIFCIKAMFNLRKVTHKENEPLPVKDLSIDED from the coding sequence ATGGACAACAATCGCGGAAATCAAGGGAAACCAAAAACAAAAAACGCACTTTTAAAATCCATTCTTATAACAGTATGTATACTAAGTTTCACAGTATTACTCACAGGGGGGTTCTGGATCTTTAAAGATATGGCACCACGCCCTATGGAAGTAACAAGTAAACAAGGGGACGTCATCCTTACAAAGCAATCAATAATGGGTGGTCAAGCCGTTTTTCAAAAATACGGATTGATGGATTATGGAACGGTATTAGGCCATGGATCTTATATGGGTCCGGATTATACGGCAGAAGCACTGAAAGTTTATACGGAAGGTATGCAGGATTTTAAAGCGGAGAAACAATTTGGAAAAAGCTTCTCTAACCTTTCAAAGGATGAACAAGCGGTTATTAAGGCAAAGGTTATTGAAGAGATGCGTCAGAATCGTTATGAGGCAAATAAAGATAAATTGATCCTTACTGATGCGCAGGTTTTTGGTGTAACGAAGGTAAGAGATTATTATAAAGGTGTATTTACAAAAGGTGATGGTTGGGGACTTAAGGCAAAGTTAATTAAAGAAAATGATATGCCGAAAAGTGATCGAGCATGGGTTTCAGAAGGTGACCAGATTAAACAGATTTCTGATTTCTTTTTCTGGACAGCTTGGCTTTCTAGCACTGAGAGAATAGGAGATGATATTACATATACGAATAACTGGCCATATTATGAAGATGCCGGGAATCATATGTCATTCTCATCTGTTTGGTGGAGTGGTGCAAGTGTAACGCTATTAATCTTATTTGTAGGTATCATTCTTTTCATCTTCTATCGTTACCATCTTGGCATGAAAGAAGCTTATACAGAAGGTAATTTTCCACGGATTGATCTTAGGAAATTACCGGTAACAAATTCACAGTTAAAATCGGGTAAATATTTTGTCATTGTTGTTGCCTTATTCTTTGTTCAATCTATGTTTGGGGCATTGTTGGCCCATTATTATACAGAGCCTAACAGCTTCTTTGGAATCAAATGGATTTATGATATCCTACCTTTTAATATTGCCAAGGGCTATCACCTCCAATTAGCTATTTTCTGGATTGCAACTGCTTGGTTAGGTATGGGTATTTTCATTGCCCCTCTTGTAGGTGGTCATGAACCAAAACGCCAAGGTTTGCTTGTAGATATCTTATTTTGGGCATTAGTTGTGCTAGTGGTAGGTAGTATGGTTGGTCAATGGCTTGGTGCTAACGGATATTTAGGGAATAATTGGTTCCTACTTGGGCATCAAGGTTGGGAGTATCTAGAACTTGGCCGAATTTGGCAAGTGATCCTTGCAACAGGTATGATTATTTGGTTATTCATCGTTTATCGAGGAATTAGAAGTGGTTTAAAACGAGAGACAGACAAAGGTGGATTAATCCATTTACTGTTTTATTCAGCGATTGCGGTGCCATTTTTCTACCTATTCGCATTCTTAATCAACCCTGGGACTCACTATACATTTGCAGATTACTGGCGCTGGTGGATCATCCATCTTTGGGTTGAAGGAATATTTGAAGTATTTGCCGTGGTAGTAATCGGTTTCTTGCTTGTTCAAATGAACCTAGTAACAAAGAGTTCAACTGTAAAAACGTTATATTTCCAATTAATCCTTCTGCTAGGAAGCGGTGTAATTGGAATTGGACACCATTATTATTATAATGGCTCATCAGAAGCTTGGATTGGCATGGGGGCTGTTTTCTCAGCTTTAGAGGTTATCCCGTTAACTCTATTAATCTTAGAAGCATATGATCAATATAAGATGATGCGGGATGGAGGAATCGATTTCCCTTACAAAGGAACTTTCTGGTTCTTGATTTCTGTTGCGATTTGGAATTTAGTTGGTGCAGGAGTGCTTGGTTTCCTTATCAACTTGCCGGCTGTTAGCTATTTTGAGCATGGACAATTCTTAACCCCAGCCCATGGACATGGTTCCATGATGGGTGTATATGGAATGTTTGCCTGTGCAGTGCTCTTATACTCATTAAGAAACATTGTAAAACCAGAAAAATGGAATGATAAGTGGATTAAATTCAGCTGTATTATGCTAAATGTTGGCTTAGCTGGAATGATCCTAATTTCGTTACTTCCCGTTGGATTTTTACAAGTAAAAGAAGCGTATAACCAGGGTTATGCAGCTTCACGTGCATCATCATTCTTGCAAAAAGACATTGTTCAAAATCTATTAACGATCCGAGCAATTCCGGATACGATCTTCTTAATAGGTGTCGCAACATTATTGATTTTCTGTATTAAAGCAATGTTCAACTTACGCAAAGTGACGCATAAAGAGAATGAGCCACTGCCAGTAAAAGATTTGTCTATTGATGAAGACTAA
- a CDS encoding DUF2249 domain-containing protein has translation MENRVIEMDVREDIKNNSDPFQKIMETIAELKEHDSLVLHAPFQPVPLFAVMKAKGFEYDAVEIDSNHWKITFMKK, from the coding sequence ATGGAAAATAGAGTAATTGAAATGGATGTTCGGGAAGATATTAAGAATAACTCAGACCCCTTCCAGAAAATTATGGAAACAATCGCTGAACTAAAGGAACATGACAGTCTCGTTCTCCATGCACCGTTCCAGCCTGTTCCTTTATTCGCTGTCATGAAAGCCAAAGGGTTTGAATATGACGCCGTAGAAATTGACAGCAACCATTGGAAAATAACCTTCATGAAAAAATAA
- a CDS encoding ATP-dependent DNA helicase has protein sequence MELSRLPFTLTKTESFYDRLNDWIGDVFYDLLPEAGFELRDEQIYMAFQVEKAFKEKKVMFAEAGVGTGKTFVYLLYALCYARYTNKPAIIACADETLIEQLVKKEGDIAKLEKALGLTVDVRLAKSRDQYICLNKLDASIYQDQSSTFSDIFEDLPSFVHSGASMQSFHPYGDRKDYSDLTDEQWGSISWDSLQDCFSCEKRQRCGQTLHRDYYRSGGDLIICSQDFYMEHIWTKESRKREGQLPLLPDGSCVVFDEGHLLEYASQKALTFKLTDKTLETLLEKIAGNDIREKTLYIIESAISLSQEFFTGLTNYSKYTAGSEKKTIIKSRELLKLGSNLLETLQSLEEELVFESELFVINEYDLKIVEEYLEQMTYSLSLFLGNVNGITWLEENDEDRTLVIMPRLVKDIMKDEVFSQEKPFIFSSATLSESKSFEYMANSLGIEDYLSFSVQSPFDYEENMKIHLTKFEKDHLEAKALYILNQLTASEGGSLVLFSNKAELSFFKEYIDGKVDFPVYFEGDAEMSTLVSHFQNETHSALCSVHLWEGLDIPGASLQNVMIFSLPFPPMDPVFTAKREGTKDPFHEVDLPYMLLRLRQGVGRLVRTSTDEGEVHILIDDDLDHEIVAKIKGILPVAVIEN, from the coding sequence ATGGAATTAAGTCGCTTACCCTTTACGTTAACAAAAACAGAATCTTTCTATGATCGGTTAAATGATTGGATTGGTGATGTTTTTTATGATTTATTACCTGAAGCAGGTTTTGAATTAAGAGATGAACAAATCTACATGGCTTTTCAGGTTGAAAAGGCTTTTAAAGAAAAAAAGGTGATGTTTGCTGAGGCTGGAGTGGGTACAGGAAAAACGTTTGTCTATCTTTTGTATGCACTTTGTTATGCTCGGTATACAAATAAGCCAGCCATTATTGCTTGTGCAGATGAAACCTTAATTGAGCAACTTGTAAAAAAAGAAGGAGATATTGCCAAGCTTGAAAAGGCATTAGGCCTAACTGTTGATGTTCGGCTGGCAAAATCGCGCGATCAGTATATATGTTTAAATAAGTTAGATGCCTCAATTTATCAAGATCAATCAAGCACCTTTAGTGATATTTTTGAAGATCTTCCATCATTTGTTCACAGTGGAGCTTCGATGCAGTCGTTTCATCCTTATGGTGATCGTAAAGATTATTCTGACCTGACTGATGAACAGTGGGGCAGCATTTCTTGGGATTCCCTACAGGATTGTTTTTCTTGTGAGAAACGGCAACGTTGCGGGCAAACTTTACATCGTGATTACTATCGTAGCGGTGGAGATCTCATTATTTGCTCGCAGGATTTCTACATGGAGCATATTTGGACAAAGGAATCTCGGAAACGGGAAGGGCAGCTTCCACTCCTTCCAGATGGAAGCTGTGTAGTGTTTGATGAAGGTCATCTACTAGAGTATGCAAGTCAAAAAGCGCTGACTTTTAAATTAACAGATAAGACGCTAGAAACCCTACTTGAAAAAATAGCTGGAAATGATATTCGTGAAAAAACATTGTATATCATCGAATCAGCTATATCGTTAAGTCAGGAGTTTTTTACAGGTTTAACAAACTACTCAAAATACACAGCTGGTTCTGAGAAAAAGACGATAATTAAATCACGGGAATTGTTAAAACTCGGAAGTAATCTTCTTGAAACTCTTCAATCACTTGAAGAGGAATTGGTTTTTGAAAGTGAGTTATTTGTTATAAATGAATACGATCTAAAGATAGTAGAAGAGTATTTAGAACAAATGACGTATTCACTATCTCTATTTTTAGGAAATGTAAATGGAATTACTTGGTTGGAAGAAAATGATGAGGATCGAACTCTTGTAATCATGCCTCGATTAGTTAAGGACATTATGAAAGATGAGGTATTTTCGCAGGAAAAACCGTTCATTTTTTCATCTGCCACTCTTTCAGAAAGTAAATCATTTGAGTATATGGCCAACAGCTTGGGTATTGAAGATTACTTGTCCTTTTCAGTTCAGTCACCATTTGATTACGAAGAAAATATGAAGATTCATTTGACTAAGTTTGAAAAGGATCATTTAGAAGCAAAGGCTTTATATATTCTAAATCAATTAACAGCTTCCGAAGGAGGTTCTCTCGTTTTATTTTCTAATAAAGCGGAGCTATCCTTTTTTAAGGAATACATAGACGGAAAGGTTGATTTTCCAGTCTATTTTGAAGGTGATGCTGAAATGAGTACCCTTGTTTCTCATTTCCAAAATGAAACCCATTCAGCTTTGTGTTCCGTTCATTTATGGGAAGGACTTGATATTCCAGGAGCATCACTCCAGAATGTGATGATCTTTTCTCTACCGTTTCCACCAATGGATCCAGTATTTACTGCAAAACGGGAAGGAACAAAAGATCCATTCCATGAAGTGGATCTTCCTTATATGCTGCTTAGGCTCCGCCAGGGAGTTGGCAGGTTAGTTCGGACAAGCACCGATGAGGGAGAAGTCCATATCTTAATTGACGACGATTTGGATCATGAGATTGTAGCTAAGATTAAGGGGATTTTACCGGTAGCAGTAATAGAAAATTAA
- a CDS encoding THUMP domain-containing class I SAM-dependent RNA methyltransferase — MTNFDLIATSAMGLEAVVAKEVRDLGYECTVENGRISFKGNETAIARTNLWLRTADRVKIKVGEFRVTSFDELFEKTKALAWEQFLPENAEFPVSGKSVKSKLFSVSDCQAIVKKAIVERMKRHYKRNGWFDENGPKYKIEVALLKDIATLTIDTSGVGLHKRGYRVDQGEAPLKETLAAALILVTNWSPDRPFIDPFCGSGTIPIEAALIGQNIAPGFNREFISETWPIITPTIWDEARTEAEDLANYDQPLDITGADIDHRMVKIAEENAFEAGLGDLVTFKQMRVQDLTVKKDYGVIVGNPPYGERLGEKQAVEKMYREMGQVFADLDTWSIYILTSHPEFETLFGKPATKKRKLFNGFIRTDLYQYWGKRPPRTNE; from the coding sequence ATGACAAATTTTGATTTGATTGCAACTTCTGCAATGGGGCTAGAGGCAGTGGTTGCCAAAGAAGTCCGTGATTTAGGATATGAATGTACAGTCGAAAACGGTAGAATTTCTTTTAAAGGTAATGAAACTGCCATAGCCCGAACTAATCTTTGGCTAAGGACTGCTGACCGAGTTAAGATTAAAGTAGGAGAATTTCGGGTCACAAGCTTTGATGAGTTATTTGAGAAAACAAAAGCACTTGCTTGGGAGCAATTTCTCCCTGAAAACGCTGAATTCCCGGTATCTGGAAAATCAGTGAAGTCAAAACTTTTCAGTGTGTCTGATTGTCAAGCGATTGTAAAAAAGGCCATCGTTGAACGTATGAAAAGACATTACAAAAGAAATGGTTGGTTTGATGAAAATGGTCCAAAATATAAAATAGAGGTAGCACTACTAAAAGATATTGCCACCCTTACTATTGATACAAGTGGAGTGGGGTTACATAAACGTGGGTATCGTGTTGATCAGGGCGAGGCTCCATTAAAGGAGACCTTGGCCGCTGCCTTGATTCTAGTAACGAATTGGTCACCAGATCGGCCTTTTATTGATCCTTTTTGTGGATCAGGGACAATTCCAATCGAAGCCGCATTAATTGGTCAAAATATTGCACCAGGATTTAACAGAGAATTCATCTCTGAGACTTGGCCAATCATAACACCAACCATATGGGACGAGGCGAGAACAGAAGCAGAGGATTTAGCAAATTATGATCAGCCATTAGACATTACTGGGGCAGATATTGACCACAGAATGGTGAAAATAGCTGAAGAAAATGCTTTTGAAGCAGGGCTCGGAGACCTTGTTACTTTTAAACAAATGAGGGTACAGGATCTCACAGTGAAAAAGGATTATGGTGTAATCGTTGGAAATCCACCATACGGGGAACGCCTTGGCGAAAAACAAGCAGTTGAAAAAATGTACCGGGAAATGGGTCAAGTATTCGCTGATTTAGATACTTGGTCGATTTATATTTTAACTTCACATCCTGAATTTGAAACTTTATTTGGTAAACCCGCCACCAAGAAGCGAAAACTTTTCAACGGTTTTATTAGAACTGATCTATACCAATATTGGGGAAAAAGACCACCACGTACGAATGAATAA
- the gpsB gene encoding cell division regulator GpsB — MLSDKFKLTAKDILEKEFKTAMRGYKQEDVDKYLDYIIKDYEAFHQEIEELQQENLRLKKQLDESSRRQNTQPQAAVGTTNFDILKRLSNLEKHVFGSKLYD; from the coding sequence ATGCTATCAGATAAATTTAAATTAACAGCAAAAGATATTTTGGAAAAAGAGTTTAAAACGGCAATGCGTGGTTATAAACAAGAAGATGTAGACAAATACTTAGATTACATTATTAAAGACTATGAAGCTTTCCATCAAGAGATTGAAGAATTACAACAAGAAAATTTACGGTTAAAGAAACAATTGGATGAATCTTCCCGACGTCAAAATACCCAACCTCAAGCAGCAGTTGGTACAACTAATTTTGATATTTTGAAGCGGTTATCAAATTTAGAGAAGCATGTTTTTGGAAGTAAATTATACGATTAA
- a CDS encoding DUF1273 domain-containing protein → MVKVVAVSGYKPFELGIFQANHPAVGFIKKAIRKELEQLLEEGLEWVIISGQLGTELWAAEVVFDLQNDFPSLQLGVFTPFLKQEESWKAQNKESYESVLIQADYVDSISKKPYEGAWQFRQKNQFFVKKSDALLLFYDQEKDGSPKFLYEYSKQYKESHPYDLRLIGFDDLQILVEEEQGEQY, encoded by the coding sequence TTGGTAAAAGTTGTTGCGGTTTCTGGATATAAACCCTTTGAACTTGGAATTTTTCAAGCTAACCACCCAGCTGTCGGCTTTATCAAGAAAGCCATTCGAAAAGAATTGGAGCAGCTTTTGGAAGAAGGTTTAGAGTGGGTCATCATAAGTGGCCAATTAGGTACTGAACTTTGGGCAGCCGAGGTGGTTTTTGATCTGCAAAATGATTTTCCATCGTTACAACTCGGAGTCTTTACTCCCTTTTTGAAACAAGAGGAAAGTTGGAAGGCGCAAAATAAAGAATCATATGAATCCGTGTTGATTCAGGCGGACTATGTTGACTCCATATCAAAAAAGCCTTACGAGGGAGCCTGGCAATTTCGTCAAAAAAATCAATTTTTTGTTAAAAAAAGCGATGCGCTTCTTCTTTTTTACGACCAAGAGAAAGATGGAAGTCCTAAATTTTTATACGAGTATTCCAAACAATATAAAGAGAGCCACCCTTATGACCTCCGCTTAATTGGATTTGATGACTTGCAAATATTGGTGGAGGAAGAACAGGGTGAGCAATATTAA
- a CDS encoding CotD family spore coat protein, with amino-acid sequence MHCQCPTCCLPPIVHPAKCFVNNTCQNYIVPHIHPSHTTNVNHEFYAHQHHYPHTESFVNEVSHQHFNVGPGPVPRPFPGAGPYWG; translated from the coding sequence ATGCACTGTCAATGCCCAACATGTTGCTTACCGCCAATTGTTCATCCAGCAAAATGTTTTGTGAACAATACTTGTCAAAACTATATCGTACCCCATATCCATCCTTCTCATACTACTAATGTAAATCATGAGTTCTATGCGCATCAGCATCATTATCCGCATACTGAATCATTTGTAAACGAAGTGAGCCACCAACATTTTAATGTTGGACCTGGACCGGTTCCTAGACCTTTTCCAGGAGCTGGACCTTACTGGGGTTAA
- a CDS encoding ribonuclease H-like domain-containing protein: MSLKKKLNRLKPHLGVMEKEKTERILDSTTAIPYLDEWEKEQVKPFYFDNDYCLVREVTYPLSYQCGKYPFLDLFTAVQAWNEGEVNHPLSAAGHKPEDLFFFDTETTGLGGGAGNTIFLLGYARVTDSQITVKQHILPHPGAEIALYQSFLECVDYKTLVTYNGKAFDWPQVKTRHTLVRDHVPKLPEFGHFDLYHASRRMWKHKLEKMKLSIVEKEVLGIERKDDVPGFLAPMIYFDFLERKQPEGLIGILKHNEQDILSLISLYIHLSFQLLRLDQDQTSQETFEVGKWFAALGQSSIAKDAFKGLVNDDPTDSFKAMHALAFEHKRSKEWSNASLLWQRVAECGPPTMQIEACIELAKIYEHRQKDIELALRFSEQAHRVCNKVTILKEDRLFQEIERRLTRLRKKSSKSIKTISRS, translated from the coding sequence ATGTCTTTAAAGAAAAAATTGAATCGATTAAAGCCTCACCTTGGCGTTATGGAAAAAGAAAAAACCGAAAGAATCCTAGATTCTACAACTGCTATTCCTTATCTTGATGAGTGGGAAAAGGAGCAGGTAAAACCCTTTTATTTTGACAATGATTATTGTTTAGTTAGGGAAGTAACCTATCCACTATCCTATCAATGTGGAAAATACCCGTTTCTAGATTTATTCACTGCGGTCCAGGCATGGAATGAAGGTGAGGTGAACCATCCTTTATCTGCGGCAGGTCACAAGCCAGAAGACTTGTTTTTCTTTGATACAGAGACCACCGGGTTAGGGGGAGGGGCAGGAAACACGATTTTCTTGCTTGGTTATGCTCGGGTAACAGATTCTCAGATTACGGTTAAACAGCACATTTTGCCGCATCCCGGTGCTGAGATTGCCCTTTATCAAAGCTTTTTGGAGTGTGTTGATTACAAAACACTTGTTACTTATAATGGTAAGGCTTTTGATTGGCCACAAGTAAAAACAAGACACACATTAGTGAGGGACCATGTTCCGAAGTTACCTGAATTTGGCCATTTTGACTTATATCATGCTTCAAGAAGAATGTGGAAACATAAATTAGAAAAGATGAAGCTATCAATCGTTGAAAAAGAGGTACTTGGAATTGAAAGAAAGGATGATGTTCCTGGTTTTCTAGCGCCAATGATTTATTTTGACTTTCTCGAACGAAAACAGCCTGAAGGCTTAATTGGAATCCTCAAACACAATGAACAAGATATTTTATCATTGATTTCCTTGTATATTCACCTTTCTTTTCAACTTTTAAGGTTGGACCAGGATCAGACTTCACAGGAAACCTTTGAAGTGGGGAAGTGGTTTGCAGCGTTAGGACAGTCCTCCATAGCAAAGGATGCCTTTAAGGGGCTAGTTAATGATGACCCAACTGATAGCTTTAAGGCAATGCATGCTCTTGCTTTTGAACATAAACGAAGCAAGGAATGGAGCAACGCAAGTCTATTATGGCAGAGGGTAGCGGAATGCGGTCCGCCTACCATGCAAATCGAAGCGTGTATTGAACTTGCAAAAATATATGAACATCGGCAGAAAGATATTGAACTTGCCTTGAGGTTTAGTGAGCAAGCCCACCGTGTCTGCAATAAAGTCACAATTCTGAAGGAAGATCGTTTATTTCAGGAAATTGAAAGACGACTCACCAGATTAAGAAAAAAAAGCTCGAAAAGTATCAAGACAATATCGAGGAGCTAG